The sequence GCTGTATCAGCGTTTGGCCCAGCGCCGACTATGGCTGTTGGCGCTGATTGGTTTATTGACCGTGATCAGCTTTGGCTTGGACTTAAGCCTAGGTCAAGCCCGTTATCAGCCTTGGACGGTGCTGTCGGCGCTGTGGGATGCCAATGCAGCCCCTACGGTACAGGCCGTGCTGTGGGACATTCGTCTGCCGGTGGCGCTCACGGCCCTCATCGTGGGCGCTAGCCTGTCGGTGGCGGGGGTGGAGATGCAAACGGTGTTGGGCAATCCCTTGGCCAGTCCGTTTACCCTTGGTCTGTCTGCTGCGGCCAGCTTTGGCGCAGCGCTGGGCCTGGTGTTGGGCGTGAGCATTTTGCCTGCTGCGTGGGTGGCGTATGCGATTCCCGTTAACGCGTTTTTAATGTCGATGCTGGCGGCGTTGTTTATTCATTATTTGAGCCGCCGGCGGGGGGTGACAACGGAAATGGTGGTGCTATTGGGCACCACGCTGGTGTTTACCTTTACCGCCATGCTGGAGGCGTTACAGTATGTTGCACCGGATCAGGCGCTGTCGGCGGTGGTGTTTTGGACCATGGGCAGTCTGGCCCGCACCAATTGGCCTAAGCTTGGGTTGATGAGCGTGGTGTTGCTGGCGGTGTTGTGGGCGTTTGCGCGCCAGGCCTGGGCTTTAACCGCTCTGCGTTTGGGCGAGGGCCGCGCCGCCAGCCTCGGCATTCCGGTGGCGAGGCTGCGCCTACAGGGCATTCTATTGGGCAGCCTGCTGGCGGCCGTGTGCGTGTCGTTTGTGGGCACCATTGGCTTTGTGGGGCTGGTTGGCCCACACATCGCCCGCATTTTAGTGGGCGAAGACCAGCGCTTTTTATTGCCAGCGTCGGCTTTGTGCGGTGCCTGCATGCTGTCGGCCGCCTCCGTTTTAAGTAAGACGCTGCTGGCGGGGCAGACTTTGCCGATCGGCATCGTCACGTCCTTAGTGGGCGTGCCGCTGTTCTTTACCCTGATCTTGCGCACGAGGAGATCGTCATGAGCCTGCTGGAAGTCACACATTTGTCGATGGCGTTTGGGCAGCGAACCATTTTGCGCGACGTCAGCTTTGGGCCCTTGCCTGGCGGCTGCGTGACCGCCTTGTTGGGTTCGAATGCGGCCGGTAAGTCGACGCTGTTGCGGCGTTTAGCCGGCGAGCTGAAGGGTGAGGGGGCGGTGACGGTATTGGGCCAGCCTTTAGCCAGCTGGCCAGCCCATCACCCGCATCGTCCTGCCCATGTGCCGCAAGACCTAGCCATGGGCTCGTCGCTGCGGGTGTTTGAGGCCGTGCTTTTGGCCAGCAAGCAAGGCGGTGCTTGGCGCGTGGCCGAGGAAGAGCTGGATCAGGTCACGCAGCTGTTGGCGCTGCTGTCGATTGAGGCCTTGGCCGACCGAATGCTGGCCACCCTCAGTGGCGGCCAGCGACAGCTGGTGTCGATTGCGCAAGCGCTGATACGGCAGCCGCGGGTGCTGCTGTTGGATGAGCCCACCAGCGCCTTAGATTTACAAAATCAATATGAAGTTTTGGCGTTGCTGCGGCGCTTGGCGCAGTCGCAGCAAATGTGCGTGGTGATGGCGATTCACGACCTCAATCACGCCCTGCGTTTTGCCGACCATGCCGTGGTGTTACACCAAGGCTTAGTCGCTGCTGAAGGTGCGCCCAAACAGATATTAACCCCGAGCTTATTGGCGCAGGTATATGGCGTGCATGCGCGCTTAGAAACCTGCGCTCAAGGGCAGCCGTATTTAGCCGTAGATGGTTCGATTCGGGCCCCTCAACCCTTGCTCTAGGAGGCACTGATGCAGGTAGACAAAAAAATGATTTTGCTGGCTTTGCCTAGCTTACACGCCGGCGCCTGGCGCCACCCTGAAGCCGAGCCAGGCTTTCATGCCGACTTTAAACACTTAAAATGGCTGGCGCAAACCTTAGAACGCGGCTGTTTTGATGGTCTGTTTCTGCCGGATACCTTGGCGCTGCGGGCCGCACCGTTAGAGGCCTTGGTACGCGGCCACAGCGTGGCCACGCTAGACCCTTTAACCGTGCTGCCGGCCTTAGCGGCCGTCACCGAACATTTGGGCCTGATCGGCACGGCCAGTACCACCTATAACGAGCCGTATATGCTGGCTCGACGGCTGGCCTCTTTAGACCACATCAGTGGCGGGCGCGCCGCTTGGAATTTAGTCACGTCCAGCAATGCCAATGAAGCGGCTAACTTTGGTCGTGACGCGCATATGGACCATGCCGAACGCTATCGGCGTGCGCGTGAGTTTATGACGGTGATGGATGGATTGTGGGACAGCTGGGCGGCCGATGCATTTTGTCAGGATGCGGCCAGCGGCGTGTATGTTGATGCGACCAAAATGCAGGTGCTCAACCATCGCGGCGCTTATTTTCAGGTGAAAGGCCCATTAAACGTGGCGCGCCCGGTGCAGTCTCGTCCCGTGGTGGTGCAGGCAGGCGCCTCTGAGGCTGGGCGTCAGATCGCGGCCGAAACCGCTGAAGTGGTGTTCACTTATCAGACCGATTTACCGTCGGCTCAGGCGTTTTATCAAGACATGCAAGCACGAACCGCTGCCGTTGGGCGGCCCGCGCTTAAAATCATCCCTGCCGTGTTTGTGGTGTTGGGCGCGACAGCCGCGGAGGCTCAGGCCAAACGACGGGCGTTAGATGATTTAGTCGATGACCAAAGCAGTATGGCGACGCTGTCGATTGCCTTGGGCCATGATGTGTCAGAGTATGACCCGCAAGGGCCATTGCCAGCACTGCCGCCGAGTAATGCGAGCAAGAGTGGGCGTGATCGTTTGGTGGACATGGCCAAGGCAGAAGGCTTAAGCATCATTGAATTAGCGCGACGGGTCGGCGGCTATCATGGGTTGGCCATGGTCGGCACGGCCACCCAAGTGGCGGATGAGATGGCGCAGTGGCTAGAGGAGGGCGCGGCCGATGGCTTTAACGTGATGTTTTCACATCTGCCCGGCGGCGCCAGTGAGTTTGTGACCCAAGTGGTGCCTGAGCTACAGCGTCGTGGTTTACTGCGCACCCACTATGAAGGCCGTACGTTTCGCGATCGTCTTGGTTTGGCCACGCCTGCTGTAGGCTATAGCCGCAGCTAAAGGCTTAGGGCAGCAGCATGCGCAAGCAGCTTTGCGCCAAGCTGTCGGCAAAGGCGTCGGCGTCGGCGTCTTGGGTGGCGATTAAGTCATCGGTGGCGCCGTGAACGCCGGAGTAAATCATGAGGGCCACCAGCCGCGGCTGTGGCGGCGCCCACGCGCCCGCTTGGCTGCCGCCTTCAATGATGGCCAAGAGCTGATCGAGAATGGCGTTCTTGGCTGGATTAGCACGATCGTGGTGATGGTGGTTGATGTAGACGATGTCGTGGATGTGGTAGGTCTCAGCGTAGGTGGTCACATTGCTGTGGACCCACTGGCGTAGCTTGCCGACCCAATCATCATCGTCGCATTGCGCCATGGCCGCGGCCAAACGTTCGATAAAGCGTTCGGTGTAGCGCTGGCCTAACGACACCAATAGGTCGTTTTTAGACGAAAAATAGTGATAGAACGTGCCCTTGGCTACGTCGGCCGCAGTCACAATGTCGTCAATCGTGGTGGCGTCCACGCCCTGTGCCAGAAAGAGGTTCTCGGCGGCGTTCATGAGCTCTTCTAGGCGCACATGGGCGGGCTTGGTACGAGGACGTTTGGGGGCTACTTGGGCGTTGGTCTGCGGCATAGGGCTCATTCTGTATTGGCATAGGTGCTTAAGTCTAAGCCAAAGTGGGCTATGCGTCTATGCTTGATCGGAACCTAGGCGCAACTGCTAACCTAGCGTTTTCGGTGTCTGCCCACGGCGTGTCGGCATGAAGACCTGATGCTGAGGCGCGAGATGAAGATAAAGCGGCTTCTTCGTGGTGGCTAAGCGCTGGCGTGGCCTAATCGAGCGCGGCAAATAGCTTCTGATAAATTTCTCGCACGATCTGCTGCTTTTTTTGATTGTATGCGGCGACGGTGGCGACATGGTGCCGTGACTGCATTTTGGCCTCGGCATAGCGAGCACAATCTTCAGGATGCTGTATGAGCCATTGTTTAAACAGTTGGTGGCGCCAGTGTTCGGGACAGTGGGGCCCAAATACATGCAGATTCACCCTCGGCTGAGCTAGCCGTAACATTCGATGCTGATACCAAGAAGGTTCTCTGACGGTTAACTCATAGCCTAATTCGGTTAAGGCGGGGACATATTGCACTTCTAAATGTGGATTGGGCACGATTAAATCAATGTCTATGACGGGTTTAGCGGCCAAGTGGGGCACGGCGGTTGAACCCACGTGGGCAATGGTTAAGGCAATATCGCCCAACGCTGCCGAAATTCTTTGGCCCTGTGTCGCAAACAGATGCGGCCAGTGAGCGTCATAAGGCACCACTTCAATGCATTCAGGCTCAGGCTGCCCGTGCACCCAAGGGTTTTCATCGGGTGCTGACGCGATAAAGGTTTGAATGTCGCGTTTTTCTGTCGTGGTCCATATTTTGGGCATAGGTGATCCTGTTAGTCGTAGGCGGTTTGGGCGGGTGTGGCGAGATTGATGAGCAGGCCAAAGCCAGTACGAGTAGGGCTGCGCCACCGCTGCTTGGCCTCATCGTCGAGCAGAATCTCGGGTTTGGGCAAGGCTTACCATAAAAATATAGACTATTTGATCGGTTTTTGCTACTGTGCATGCTAATCATTAGACTAGTCGGTCTAGTTTTAATCAAGAATGAGACAGAAGCATGATTCACATTAAAGAGATTAGCAAAGACAATTGTCTAGACGTAGCCGAGCTGACGGGGAATAAAGATGGGGTGGCGACCGTATTCGAGGAATACGTATGCTGTAACGCCCTGTCCATCATGGAGGCTCAGTATTTCCCTGGTTTAGTGCCTAAAGCCCTTTATGCAGACGAGCAGTTGATTGGCTTTTTTATGTATGAGCGTACCGAGGACAAGCCTGAGCATGCTGAAATTTGGCGGTTTATGCTGGACCATAAATTTATCGGCCGCGGCCTTGGTCGGGCATCATTTGCGGCCATCTTGACCTATTTAAAAGAGGCGCAGTACCAAACCATCGACATCATGCTAGAGGATGAAAACCACATTGCCAAAAGTCTGTATACCTCTTTTGGCTTTGAATTCAATGGCCGAATCGAAGATGACGAGCATTATTATTCATTAGTTGTTTAAAGGGTGGCCATGCAGTGGTTCGCGCCCATTAATTGCTGGTGAGCGATCAGTAGCCAGCCATCATGAGCGCTCACCGGTAAGTAGGCCGCGGCCTGTTGGACCGCTCGTTGCGCCTGCATGATGTGCAAACGCTGTACGGCACATGCGCTGCGATCGATGAATAAACGCAGGCCGCCACGTTTGAGGTCGGTGGCGTCGAACAGCATCGGCCCATCGCTGTCGGGGGTATCGCCTGCGACTAAGATGGGCTGACGGACGGCGTCGATGTGGGTTTTAATGGCGGCGACCTTGCCTTCGGCCCAGGTCAGCGGCGCTAATAGCTGGGTAGTCAGGTGATGCTGGTCTAGGTTTTCGGTACGATAGCTGCCGGCGGCCATGCGCTGCCGCGCAGTGGTGACGTCGCCAGTATGTGGATCGCGTAACAAAGTGGTGACGCCGATGACGTGCTCTGCTGGGACGTGATAACCATATTGAGGATCGGCCAGTAACATGCGTACGGCTTCTTCGAGGCCGGCGCTGACAATGTAGACGGCGATGCCGTGCTGTTGTAGCGCCGCAATGAGCTGCTGCATGCCCAAAACCATGCGTGGGGGGTGGCTTAAGCCTGATTGGGCGTTGCCGTTTAGCCAGGTGCGCACCGGCAGGGCTTGGCCAGCAGCGAGCATAGCGTCTAGGCTGGCCTTGAGCTGACCTAGGCTGAGGCCGGCAAAGCTTTGGGCAATCCAAGCGTAGCCAATATTGGCGTCGAGGGCGCACAAGCGAGTGTAATAGCTGTAGAGGCTTTCTGGCTCAGCACCTATTGAGTTTAAAAAAGGCAGTAGCTTTAATTCGGCTGCCAGCGTGTCTTGGCTGATCAGGCCTTGTCGTTCTAAATAGGCCAGCAGCGGTTCGGTTAAGTCGTGCTGATAGCAGGTTTGGTCGGCGTCAAATACGGCGTATTCACCTTGATGCGCGTGGCGCTGGATCAAGGCGCACAGGCGCGTGGCGGCGTCCTCAGGCCAGGCGGATAAATCCATCTGCGTTGTGGGCGTGGTCGACATGCTGGTTCCAAGGCAAGGGTGAGTGACTCAGATTAGCACAGTGATGTGTCAATTTGATGATGGCTTAGCCTTGTGCCAAGCTTCAGAATCATTTTGGCATGTTTGATCGTTTCGCGTCGGGGTGAGGTAAGGCTAGGGTGAGCGTAGGATAGGGTTTGCCGGCGCCATCGAGGGCTTGCCTGCTGATTTGGCGACAGCCATAGTGTCGGTAAAAGCCAACGGCCTGCTCGTTTTGTTCGTTGACGTCTAGCGTGGTGGCGGCTAAATTTGCCACCGCAAAATCCAGCAGCAAGGTGCCAACGCCGTGGCCGCGTGCCTGCGCATCAATGAACAGCATTTCCACGCAGCCGTCTAAGACACCGACAAAGCCGACGATGCGTTCTGTTTTTGTGTCAACGGCTTGATACAGCGTCACCGCTGGAAAATACACCGGTATCAGCTGCTGTTTGATTTCGGCATAGTCTTCAGGTTTTAAAAAATGATGGGTGGCCAATACTGAAGTGGACCAAATAGTGGCCAGTTCTGTGTAGTTTGCCGCTAGGGCGGGTTGGATGTGAATAGTCATGGTGAGCGTGTTTAGGGTGAGTTGGTAAAGGTTTGGTTTAGCCAGGACTGCCAAGTGTCAGCGCGGGCTGGATTTAGGCATAAGCCCTGTTGTAAGCGTGGTTCAGCCAAAAAACCGTGCATGATTTGCCGAGTCAATGCTTCATCGCCTTGACCTAGGGTGAGGCACCAATGCCGCCATGCATGATGGCAGCTGGCAGGGTCGAGCTGATGGTGCGTCACCTGGTGTAAATCAGCCAAGATGTTTGGCCAAGCAGACAGGGCTTGAGCATGAGTGTGATTTAAGCAGGCTGTGGCTGCTGGCGTCAGCTGTGCTTGCCATAAGAGCCGATGCTGCTGAGCCCATTGAGCGCGAATGGTGTCGGCATGAGGCCGATCCAGCTGTGCAAAGGCGGTGAGGTTTGGATTGTGCCAAAGATGGTGATGGCACAATAAGCTGGCATCGGTTAAGGCCTCAAAGCTGGCAACCAAGTCCCAAGCCGTGTTTTGTGTCTCATGAGCCAGCAGCTGTTGCCAGCGTGCACTTTGGTTCAGGTGGGATTCATACAAGGCCAGCGCATCAAAAGCATCGGTGGCGTGCCATTGGTCCGAGAGGCGGATCAAATCAGGGTTAAGGGCCCAGTCTATCCAGGAAGGCTGTTGGTTGTTGGCTATTTTGCTGATCACACTCTGCAATCTAGTGTGCACCGTTTGCAGCTGGGATAAACGTTGATCTAGCAGCGCTAGATGTTGTTTGAGGTGGGGCAAAATATCGTCAGGATAGTCGGCCAAGGCCTGTTTGACTTCATCTAGCGACATGCCCACTTGGCTCAAACACACGATTTGCATTAAGCGCTGCACGTTTTGGGTATCATACAGCCGATAGCCACCGTCGCTGCGCCTTGCTGGCTTCAGGAGGCCAATTTGCTCGTAATGATGTAGTGTTCTGACGCTGATGTTAGCGAGCTTGGCTAATTCACCCACTTTCCAGTGCATGTCTGTTCCTTCTGGTGTTCAATAGGCTCACTATAAAGGCTAACGTAACGTTAGTGTCAAGCACCGAGTTTTATGATCCTATCAGCCCTTGGCTTGAGTATTTGGCTTGGGATGGTTTATTCACCATCGCGTAGGGTGGGTAAAGCGAAGCCTACCCACCGCTCTTAACGTCCCCCTGCCTACATTTAAAATCCGCGTGGGTCACGACCCACCCTACGCTTAAGGGCCTACGCTGTGGACGTAAATCAAGAGTGTAGGGAGCGATACGATAAACCACGATTTGTTGACTATTTGTAGAGTGGGCAAAGCGCAGCGTGCCCACCTTTTTGAATCATTAAATCATTTGTTTCAATGCCCCGGTTGTTTCGCTGTTGCTCAATCGTTTGTTTCGCCCCTTGGGCGACGTCCAACTTTTGGATGTCCAAAAGAAACGAAGCAAAGAAAAAAAACACTTTACCTACGAAAGACGTGGTGAGTTGTCACACAAGGTAGCTAAAGGCAACCTTCAATCAAGAGCAAAATAACCGAAGTAGTAGCGGTTGTTTTCATGTTTAGATACCTCCGGATAATGCCAACAAACCACCATAAAAAACACCCTAGCGGCGAATGGGCGCTAGGGTGTGGTCAGGTCAGGCCTTATTTAGAAAAGTCTTGGTCGCTGTAGAGCTTGGTTTTTTTCACCGCTTCAATGTCTTTAGCGCCGCCCAACATCATGTTGATGGTCAATTCTTTATTTAACTGTTGAATCACTGAGTTCACGCCCTCAGCACCGCCCAGATTCAGGCCGTACAGAATAGGGCGGCCTACGGCCACAACGTCGGCGCCGCTGGCTAAGGCTTTAAACACGTGTGAGCCACGGCGAACGCCACTGTCAAACACGATGGGCACGCGTTTATTGACCTTTTTGGCAATCAGCGGCAACACGTCAAATGAAGAAGGTCCACTGTCTAATTGACGTCCACCGTGGTTAGACACCCAGATAGCGTCTGCACCGGCTTTAATCACCACGTCGGCATCTTCTGGCGACTGTACGCCTTTCACAATTACCGGTAGGCCAGACAGCTTTTTAACGTAGCCGATGTCGGCAGGGGTAAAGCCTTGCTTGGCTTGGGCATAAATTTCGCTGATGCCTGCACCTTTGCCGGTTTTCGAGCCATCGCTGTTTTGCGCCGCAAATAGTTCTAAGTTGGCAAAGCCTAAAGGAAATTGGAAGTTGTTTTTAATGTCGTCTTCACGATAGCCGCCTACGGGCGAGTCGACGGTTAAAATAATCGCTTTGGCGCCGCTGTTTTTGGCGCGCGTTAGGGTGAATTCATTAAACTTTTCGTTTTTGCTCATATAGAGCTGAAAAAAGAAGGGGTTTTGACCCGATACGGCCGCGACTTCTTCAATGGTTTTATTGCCGTAGGTGCTGAGCGAAAAAATCGACCCAGCCTTCGCCATGCCTTTGGCGGTGGCGATCTCGCCGGTCTCGTGCGCCAGCCCTTGTGCCGCCATCGGTGCCTGGATCACAGGGTTTTTTAAGTTAATGCCTAAAAATGTAGTCGACAAATTGATGTCGGTGAGCTCAATGCCCTGCATGATGCGTGGCATGATGTATTTTTTATCAAAGCTGCTGGTGTTGCTGCGTAAGTTCTGTTCATTTTCGGCACCGCCACGGATGTAGCCAAATGCGCCAGGGTCCATATTGGCTTTAACCTGAGCCTCTAGGGCGTCAAGGTTGACGATTTTGAGCGCTTGCTCTGCATTGCTGGCCTGATAAGCAGCCGCCTGAGCGCTACCAAGGCTGACGGCCAGAGCGAGGGCGCTGAGGGTAAGGGTTAATTTATGTGTGCGGACTGGCTTCATGAATGACCTCTTTCATTGTTCTGTGTTTGGGAAGATGAGCATGAGGGGAATGCCGTAAATATCGGTCTTTTCTCGATGCTGCTTAACTTTCGGCTATTTTACGCCCGCTTTTCTGCGTTGATAATGGGTTTAAATAGGAATCATTGTTCTAGTTTTTAATACAATAAAGGGTTTTTATTTGGTGGTGGTTGCCTTTTTGGGAGGCTTATGCTGCTGAGCCAGATGTTTTGAATAACGGGCACGCATAAAAAAAGAGCCTCCTAGCGGAGGCTCTGGTGTGTACGGTATCAGCTTAAACTTGGAATTTCTTCAAAGCGGCAATACGCTGTTGGTATTCAGCGACCATGCACTGGGTGAAGAGTAGGCGAGACGCCTCTTGATCTTCGGTTTGGCTGCGTTTAGAAGTGCAAATGGTTTGGGTTTCGGTCTGCCAGTCTTGCTGCTCTTTTTGCAGCGCGTCTTTGACTTCACGCGGGAAGGTCGACCAGGTTTGCTGCATTTGCGTTTTCAAGCCAGACAGCTGCTTTTCGGCCGAAGACAGCGCGTGGTTGCTGTAGCGGCTGGCCATGTCTTCTAGCACTTCGGTGCGGCTGTTGACCATGTCGCTGTCGCATTGAACCATGATTAAGGCTTGATCTGGGGTACGCTCAGCATTGGCGCTGGCGTTGTAGCGACATTCGCTAGCGCGTTTTTCGTTCCAAGCCTTTTGCACCGCCTTCATTTCTTGGCGCACGTCTTCTGGTAGGCTATTCCACGCAGCATTTAGGCGCTGGTGGGCAAATTTATTCAGCTCTTTGGCTTCGTTCACTTGCGCCTGAGTGCGTTCATCGCCTAAGGCCTGTAGTTTGGCTTCGTGCTCGGCGTACTCTTTCTCATTTGCGTCTTCTGCTTCATATATTTTCATGTAGTAATCAAAGGCAATGTGGCCGGCGATTAGATAAGACAGGCCGTCGGTCACTTGGCTAGGCTGATCCAGTTCGGTGATGATTTTTTTGCCGTCATCGGTTTGCTGTACCGTGTACTGAATGCTTTTAACCAAGCTGCTGTTGTCTTTACTCCAGCCAAACTCAGCCAGATGCGGCAATAAGGTGGCATCGGTTTCCATCCAGAAACTGTAGCCTTGTTCTGCCTGTTTGAGCACGCCAATGGGCACATCAACCGTATAGCTGGCGACACAGCTGACCTTAGTCTCGGTCTGGCTGTCGGTACGAATATTGTCAATTTTGGCCTGTAGCTGGTCCCAAATGGATTTGACCAAGGAGTCGGACGTGGTCCATTCTGTGTTGCTCAATGCCAGCGTAGACTGCTGTGCTTTTTTAGCCACGCTGTCGAGTAGGAATTGAGTTGCCTCTGGATTGGTACAGCTAATCGGGCTTTCTGCCTCTTTGTCCTTTGCTTCCTCACCGCCGCAGGCGGCCAGGCCCAATAGGGCCGTCAGGCCTAAGCCTAATAATGTTTTATTCATTGAGTCTGTCTGTAGGGGTAAATGATGACACGCCATATTAGCAAATATTGTTAAAACTGAACATAAAAAATGTGCTAGTTAGGGTCGTGTCTTTTATCGAGTCGAGATGACG comes from Neisseriaceae bacterium CLB008 and encodes:
- a CDS encoding ABC transporter ATP-binding protein, with the protein product MSLLEVTHLSMAFGQRTILRDVSFGPLPGGCVTALLGSNAAGKSTLLRRLAGELKGEGAVTVLGQPLASWPAHHPHRPAHVPQDLAMGSSLRVFEAVLLASKQGGAWRVAEEELDQVTQLLALLSIEALADRMLATLSGGQRQLVSIAQALIRQPRVLLLDEPTSALDLQNQYEVLALLRRLAQSQQMCVVMAIHDLNHALRFADHAVVLHQGLVAAEGAPKQILTPSLLAQVYGVHARLETCAQGQPYLAVDGSIRAPQPLL
- a CDS encoding GNAT family N-acetyltransferase encodes the protein MTIHIQPALAANYTELATIWSTSVLATHHFLKPEDYAEIKQQLIPVYFPAVTLYQAVDTKTERIVGFVGVLDGCVEMLFIDAQARGHGVGTLLLDFAVANLAATTLDVNEQNEQAVGFYRHYGCRQISRQALDGAGKPYPTLTLALPHPDAKRSNMPK
- a CDS encoding LLM class flavin-dependent oxidoreductase, whose translation is MQVDKKMILLALPSLHAGAWRHPEAEPGFHADFKHLKWLAQTLERGCFDGLFLPDTLALRAAPLEALVRGHSVATLDPLTVLPALAAVTEHLGLIGTASTTYNEPYMLARRLASLDHISGGRAAWNLVTSSNANEAANFGRDAHMDHAERYRRAREFMTVMDGLWDSWAADAFCQDAASGVYVDATKMQVLNHRGAYFQVKGPLNVARPVQSRPVVVQAGASEAGRQIAAETAEVVFTYQTDLPSAQAFYQDMQARTAAVGRPALKIIPAVFVVLGATAAEAQAKRRALDDLVDDQSSMATLSIALGHDVSEYDPQGPLPALPPSNASKSGRDRLVDMAKAEGLSIIELARRVGGYHGLAMVGTATQVADEMAQWLEEGAADGFNVMFSHLPGGASEFVTQVVPELQRRGLLRTHYEGRTFRDRLGLATPAVGYSRS
- a CDS encoding lactate oxidase, translated to MKPVRTHKLTLTLSALALAVSLGSAQAAAYQASNAEQALKIVNLDALEAQVKANMDPGAFGYIRGGAENEQNLRSNTSSFDKKYIMPRIMQGIELTDINLSTTFLGINLKNPVIQAPMAAQGLAHETGEIATAKGMAKAGSIFSLSTYGNKTIEEVAAVSGQNPFFFQLYMSKNEKFNEFTLTRAKNSGAKAIILTVDSPVGGYREDDIKNNFQFPLGFANLELFAAQNSDGSKTGKGAGISEIYAQAKQGFTPADIGYVKKLSGLPVIVKGVQSPEDADVVIKAGADAIWVSNHGGRQLDSGPSSFDVLPLIAKKVNKRVPIVFDSGVRRGSHVFKALASGADVVAVGRPILYGLNLGGAEGVNSVIQQLNKELTINMMLGGAKDIEAVKKTKLYSDQDFSK
- a CDS encoding lysozyme inhibitor LprI family protein, which produces MNKTLLGLGLTALLGLAACGGEEAKDKEAESPISCTNPEATQFLLDSVAKKAQQSTLALSNTEWTTSDSLVKSIWDQLQAKIDNIRTDSQTETKVSCVASYTVDVPIGVLKQAEQGYSFWMETDATLLPHLAEFGWSKDNSSLVKSIQYTVQQTDDGKKIITELDQPSQVTDGLSYLIAGHIAFDYYMKIYEAEDANEKEYAEHEAKLQALGDERTQAQVNEAKELNKFAHQRLNAAWNSLPEDVRQEMKAVQKAWNEKRASECRYNASANAERTPDQALIMVQCDSDMVNSRTEVLEDMASRYSNHALSSAEKQLSGLKTQMQQTWSTFPREVKDALQKEQQDWQTETQTICTSKRSQTEDQEASRLLFTQCMVAEYQQRIAALKKFQV
- a CDS encoding MerR family transcriptional regulator, producing the protein MHWKVGELAKLANISVRTLHHYEQIGLLKPARRSDGGYRLYDTQNVQRLMQIVCLSQVGMSLDEVKQALADYPDDILPHLKQHLALLDQRLSQLQTVHTRLQSVISKIANNQQPSWIDWALNPDLIRLSDQWHATDAFDALALYESHLNQSARWQQLLAHETQNTAWDLVASFEALTDASLLCHHHLWHNPNLTAFAQLDRPHADTIRAQWAQQHRLLWQAQLTPAATACLNHTHAQALSAWPNILADLHQVTHHQLDPASCHHAWRHWCLTLGQGDEALTRQIMHGFLAEPRLQQGLCLNPARADTWQSWLNQTFTNSP
- a CDS encoding haloacid dehalogenase-like hydrolase, encoding MSTTPTTQMDLSAWPEDAATRLCALIQRHAHQGEYAVFDADQTCYQHDLTEPLLAYLERQGLISQDTLAAELKLLPFLNSIGAEPESLYSYYTRLCALDANIGYAWIAQSFAGLSLGQLKASLDAMLAAGQALPVRTWLNGNAQSGLSHPPRMVLGMQQLIAALQQHGIAVYIVSAGLEEAVRMLLADPQYGYHVPAEHVIGVTTLLRDPHTGDVTTARQRMAAGSYRTENLDQHHLTTQLLAPLTWAEGKVAAIKTHIDAVRQPILVAGDTPDSDGPMLFDATDLKRGGLRLFIDRSACAVQRLHIMQAQRAVQQAAAYLPVSAHDGWLLIAHQQLMGANHCMATL
- a CDS encoding GNAT family N-acetyltransferase — translated: MIHIKEISKDNCLDVAELTGNKDGVATVFEEYVCCNALSIMEAQYFPGLVPKALYADEQLIGFFMYERTEDKPEHAEIWRFMLDHKFIGRGLGRASFAAILTYLKEAQYQTIDIMLEDENHIAKSLYTSFGFEFNGRIEDDEHYYSLVV
- a CDS encoding FecCD family ABC transporter permease; the encoded protein is MSESETTVATPSLTAGRTLYQRLAQRRLWLLALIGLLTVISFGLDLSLGQARYQPWTVLSALWDANAAPTVQAVLWDIRLPVALTALIVGASLSVAGVEMQTVLGNPLASPFTLGLSAAASFGAALGLVLGVSILPAAWVAYAIPVNAFLMSMLAALFIHYLSRRRGVTTEMVVLLGTTLVFTFTAMLEALQYVAPDQALSAVVFWTMGSLARTNWPKLGLMSVVLLAVLWAFARQAWALTALRLGEGRAASLGIPVARLRLQGILLGSLLAAVCVSFVGTIGFVGLVGPHIARILVGEDQRFLLPASALCGACMLSAASVLSKTLLAGQTLPIGIVTSLVGVPLFFTLILRTRRSS
- a CDS encoding TetR/AcrR family transcriptional regulator, which encodes MPQTNAQVAPKRPRTKPAHVRLEELMNAAENLFLAQGVDATTIDDIVTAADVAKGTFYHYFSSKNDLLVSLGQRYTERFIERLAAAMAQCDDDDWVGKLRQWVHSNVTTYAETYHIHDIVYINHHHHDRANPAKNAILDQLLAIIEGGSQAGAWAPPQPRLVALMIYSGVHGATDDLIATQDADADAFADSLAQSCLRMLLP
- a CDS encoding GrpB family protein; translated protein: MPKIWTTTEKRDIQTFIASAPDENPWVHGQPEPECIEVVPYDAHWPHLFATQGQRISAALGDIALTIAHVGSTAVPHLAAKPVIDIDLIVPNPHLEVQYVPALTELGYELTVREPSWYQHRMLRLAQPRVNLHVFGPHCPEHWRHQLFKQWLIQHPEDCARYAEAKMQSRHHVATVAAYNQKKQQIVREIYQKLFAALD